A stretch of Synergistaceae bacterium DNA encodes these proteins:
- a CDS encoding ribosomal L7Ae/L30e/S12e/Gadd45 family protein, which translates to MPLYELATEERIAGINSVLRNLKAGCIRKVFLSKEADPALLKEITRAAEAGGVPIEWAEDSMQLGRACAIARKTAAAALLKK; encoded by the coding sequence GTGCCTTTGTACGAACTGGCAACAGAGGAAAGAATAGCAGGCATCAACTCAGTTCTCCGTAATCTAAAGGCAGGCTGTATAAGAAAGGTCTTCTTGTCCAAAGAAGCCGATCCGGCGTTGCTGAAGGAGATCACAAGGGCGGCGGAAGCAGGCGGAGTGCCCATTGAGTGGGCGGAGGATTCAATGCAGTTAGGGAGAGCATGTGCCATTGCAAGGAAGACGGCAGCGGCAGCTCTTCTTAAAAAGTAG
- the rpsL gene encoding 30S ribosomal protein S12: protein MPTISQLIRNGREDKRRRSSAPALQENPQRRGVCTRVYTVTPKKPNSALRKVARVRLTNGIEVTAYIPGVGHNLQEHSVVLVRGGRVKDLPGVRYHIIRGTLDCGGVENRRQSRSLYGARRPK, encoded by the coding sequence TTGCCAACAATCAGTCAGCTTATTCGTAACGGCAGGGAAGACAAAAGGCGTCGTTCAAGCGCCCCTGCGCTTCAGGAGAATCCGCAGCGCCGCGGCGTATGTACGCGCGTTTATACGGTGACCCCAAAGAAGCCTAACTCTGCTCTTCGTAAGGTAGCGCGTGTGCGCCTTACTAACGGGATCGAAGTTACAGCTTATATCCCGGGCGTCGGTCATAATCTTCAGGAACACTCTGTTGTGCTTGTCCGCGGCGGACGTGTAAAGGACTTGCCCGGTGTGCGTTATCACATAATCAGAGGGACTCTTGACTGCGGCGGCGTCGAAAATCGTCGTCAGAGCCGTTCGCTCTACGGTGCTCGCAGACCTAAATAA